The Microbacterium sulfonylureivorans region TCGCCCGCGGCGTCCGCTATCGGGTGATCGTCGAGAGCGCCGTCCTGGAGCGCCCGGGGTTCCTCACCGCCGCTCGGGAGATGGCCCAGATCGGCGAGGAGATCCGGGTCCTCCCGACCCTCCCGACGCGCATGTTCATCGCCGACGACCAGATGGCGCTCGTCCCGATGCATTCGCACGACGCGGACCAGGGCTTCGGTGCCCTCCTCATCCACCCCAGCGGCCTGCTCGACCTCGTGACGTCGATCTTCGAGGAGTACTGGCGCTCGGCGACCGAGTTCCTCCCGTTCGCCGCGACGCCCACCACCGAGGACGTCGACCGTGATCTCCTCCGCCTGCTTCTGCTGGGGGTGACGGATGCCGCGGCCGCCGCGCAGCTCGGAATCTCCCTGCGCACGGTCCAGCGTCGCGTGTCCGAGCTCATGGAGATCGCGGGGGTCACCACCCGAATGCAGCTCGGGGCCGAAGCGGTGCGGAGGTCGTGGGTCTGATCTCGCGGTGAGGCCTTCCGGCCGCGTCAGCCGACCGTCGCCGAACGGTCCCCCCGACGAGGCTCGCTCACGGCCGGACCCGCGGCACGAATCGCGGCACCCATCGCACGAAGGCGAGAGCGCCGATGAGGCCGATGAGGCCGACGGCTCCGGTGGCGACGGCGAGGCTCGTCACCGCGGCGATGGCCGAGACGACCAACGGCGAGACCGCGCCGCCCGCGTCGGTCAGCGTCCGCCACGAGCCCAGGAAGGGAGCAGGATCGCTCCGCGGTGCGACATCGGCGCCGAGGGTGAGGAGGATGCCGCTCGACAGGCCGTTGCCGACGCCGAGCACGGCCGCGAACATCGCGAACCACATCGCGGACTGGTCGAGGTCGTGCGTGAACGACAGCGCGATGAAGCCGAGCCCCATGAGGAGCATGGCGGGGAGCGCGGCCCAGAGCCGTCCGAACCGGTCCATCACCTGGCCGCTCGCGTAGAAGAGGGCGAAGTCGATCGCACCCGAGATGCCGACCACGAGCGCGATCGTCTGCGCGTCGAGTCCGATCGACACGCCCCACAGGGGGAGCACGACCTGCCGTGCCGAGCGGACGGCGGAGAGGGATGCCGCGGCCAGCCCGAGACGCGACAGCACGCGTCGGTACTGCCACATCGTGCGGAACACGCCGGCGCGCTCGGAGGTGGGGATGGATCCGGTCACAGGCTCGCCGGTGTCCTCGGCCAGCCTCGAGTCGTCCTTCGACGGCGTGAGCTGCTTCTCCGGGTCGGGCCCGAGGAGCACGAGGAGCACCGTGGCGACGAGGCATCCCGCGAAGAACCAGATCGCGGCGTGCTCGTCGCCGAAGAGCACCAGCAGACCGGCCGCGACGAACGGGCCGATGAACATGCCGAGACGGAACGTGCCGCCGAGGAGCGAGAGCGCGCGTGCTCGGAAGGCGAGCGGCACCCGAGTGGTCATGAACGAGTGACGTGCGAGGCCGAACGCGGCGGCGCAGAACCCGATGAGGAAGATGGCGAGGGCGAACACCCCGAGCGACGGTGCGAGGGCGAGGCCCACCACCGCGCCGAGCGAGAGCAGGCCTGCGATGGCCATGGTGAGACGCTCGCCGATCCGGGCGACGGCCCAGCCCGCGGGGATGTTGCCGCACAGCTGGCCGACGACCAGCGCCGACGCGACGAGCGCGGCGGTCGCGACATCCGCTCCCAGCTGTGCGGCGATGACCGGGATCAGCGGGATGACGGCACCCTCGCCCAGGGCGAAGAGGACGGTCGGGCCGTAGATCATCGGAGCGAACCGCCAGAGCACGTCCCGCGCGGGCACGGGTTCGTGTTCGGGGCGATCGCTCACGGGCATCCACGTTAGTCTGGACTGTCATGCTCGACTTCGATCCCTCCGCCGATATCCAGGCCCTGCGTTCCACGTTCTCCGACATCAAGTCCGTGGTCGACGTCGAGGGACTCACCGCAGAGATCGCGCGGCTGAGCGAGGAGGCCGGCGCACCCGACCTGTGGGACGACGTCGAGAAGGCGCAGAAGGTCACCAGTGCCCTCAGCCACCGTCAGTCCGAGCTCAAGCGCGTCACAGATGTCGAGTCGCGTCTCGACGACCTCGAGGTGCTCGTCGAGCTCGCGAACGAGATGGACGACGAGGACTCGGCCGAAGAGGCGCGTCGCGAGATCGCCGAGCTCGAGGACATCGTCGGCCAGCTCGAGGTGCAGACACTCCTCGACGGCGAGTACGACGACCGGTCGGCCGTCGTGACCATCCGCTCCGGCGCCGGGGGCGACGACGCCACGGACTTCGCCGAGATGCTGCTTCGCATGTACCTGCGCTGGGCCGAGCGCCACAAGTACCCGGTGAAGGTCATGGACACCTCGTACGCCGAGGGCGCCGGGATCAAGTCCGCGACGTTCGAGGTCGACGCGCCGTACGCGTACGGCACGCTCTCGGTCGAGGCGGGCACGCACCGTCTCGCACGCATCAGCCCGTTCGGCTCGGCCGACAAGCGTCAGACGAGCTTCGCCGCCGTCGAGGTCATCCCTGTGATGGAGGAGGCCGTCGAGGTCGACATCCCCGAGGGCGACATCCGCGTCGACGTCTTCCGTTCGTCCGGCCCGGGCGGTCAGTCGGTCAACACGACGGACTCGGCCGTGCGCCTGACGCACCTTCCGACCGGGCTCGTCGTCTCCATGCAGAACGAGAAGTCGCAGATCCAGAACCGCGCCGCGGCCATGCGCGTGCTTCAGACGCGCCTTCTCCTTCTGCAGAAGGAGAAGGAGGCTGCCAAGAAGAAGGAGCTCGCCGGTGTGATCACCGCGAGCTGGGGCGACCAGATGCGGTCGTACTTCCTCTACGGCCAGCAGCTCGTCAAGGACCTCCGCACGGGGCACGAGGTCGGCAACCCGGCCATCGTCTTCGACGGCGACCTCGACGGGTTCATCTCGGCGGGCATCCGGTGGCGCAAGCGCAAGGACGTCGACGACTGACGTCGCAGCCCTGACCTGATGGTCAGGCCTGGTCCAGGTTCTCCTGGATCATCACGGGCGACGCATGGATGCACATGATCCGCAGGCGTCCCTGACCGGTGTTGGTGAAGCCGTGCCACGTGTCGGCGGCGACGACCGCGGTGTCTCCGGCGTGCGCGACCACGGTGTCGTCGCCCATGCGGATGGTCGCCTCTCCTTCGATAACGAGCCACGTCTCGGTATAGGGATGCCGGTGCAGGCCCGGCCCCATGCCGGGGTCGTTGTCGACGTAGAAGAACGAGACGCCCGAGTCGTGCTGCCGGCCCTCGAAGCGCATCGTGCGCGAGGCGCCCACCAGGAGCTCTGATGCGGGGATGGGTGAAGCGGTCATCCCTCCATCGTGACCCGAGACGCGCGCCGGAGTCCAGTGCCCGTCAGCGGATGCCGCGGTCCGCATCGCGGCAGGAAGCGGGAGCGGGCTCAGAACGGTGCGCTCACGAGATCGTCCGACGATCGGAAGACCGGCACTCGCCGCTCCGGCTCCACCCGGTAGCGGCGCCCGGATGGCGACGTCCACTCCAGCGCGCCACCTGAGCCCGCGATCTGCGAGACACGCCAGCCGCCATGGTGCTTGATCGTGTGATGCCCCTTGCAGAGCGGTGCGAGGTTGTCGAGCGAGGTCTCACCGCCGTGCTCCCACGCGAACGTATGGTCGATCTCGCATCGCGCTGCCGGAATGCCGCACCCCGGAGCCATACAGCGGTCGGCCCGCCATCGCACCAGGCGACGCAGCGGGGGCGGTGGTCGGTACTGATCACGCCCGACCGAGAGCACCACGCCCGTCTCGGGGTGGGTGAGGATGCGCATCCAGCCGTCCGCTCCGCCGCACAGCTCGCGGGCACGAGCGGCAGGGATGGGCCCGACGCCCTCGACGACCGCCGGCCCGCACGCCGTCGACGCGTCGACACCTCCGGCAGACCTTCCCGGGCCCCCGGCGTGATCGAGCAGGCTCATGACGGGAACCGTCACCGCAACGGTCGCGCGGATGCCACGCGCTTCGGGCGCCAGCGCGGTCGTCTCACCGTCGACGAGGAGATCGCCGAACACGTCCGCCCGCCGCTGGTCGAGCGTGCGGTCGTCGTCACCGTCTCCGAGGGCCTTCGCGATCGCGGTCAGCCGACCGTGGATCGCCCGTGCCTCGACGGCAGGAAGCAGCGCATGGATCCATGCCATCCCGTCGTCCGCGGGCTCGACGACCACGCGCCGCTGCCCCAGAGCCCGCTCGTGCCGCTCGGCGAGCGTCGCAGAGCGTTCGACGTCGATCAGCGCCCGCAGCGCCCGTCGGAAAGCTCCGATCGCGAGCTCTTCCGCGAGCGCGATGGCACGGTCGGTCACGCGGGCGCGCACCTCGGGTTCGATCGGGTCGAGGGCATCGACGAGGATCTCGGCGTGGCGCTCGGTCATCCGCGCGCGCCCGAGCGACTCGAGCGCGGCGGGGTAGCGATGGACGAGGGATTCGGCCATGGCCACGAGCCCCGCGGCCGCATTCTCGGTGACCCGCAGAGCTGCGGCGAGTTCGAGACGCACCGAGCGCTCGACCACCGCGGCGACCGCGCCGCCGTACATCCGCGCCTCGTCGAGCGCATTGCGGCGCATCGCATGGATGCGGACCAGTCGCTGCGCGGCGAAGACCGACATCATGTCGGCGACCTCGGTGACGAGGCTCACATCGTCGGGCGCGTGGAGAACGTCGGCGAGCCACTCCGCACCCGGGTCGGGCACGGCATCCGGGTCTCGCTCCTGCTCTGCTGCCATACCCAGACATTAGAACATATCTACGACATCGGCGTCGCCCGCCCCGCCCGTGACCCGCCGTGGCCCCGGATGCGCCCCGGCGCGCACGATCGGATGCCCCCCGCCGGGTGTCGCTCTGACCCACCCGGGCCGCCGCGCTTAGGCTCGTTAGGCCATGATCCGGTTCGAGAATGTCACGAAGCGCTACAAGGGCACGTCGAAGCCGGCCCTGAACAACGTCGATTTCGAGGTGCTGCGGGGGGAGTTCGTGTTCCTCGTCGGCGCCTCCGGCTCGGGCAAGTCGTCGTGTCTGCGCATGATCCTGCGGGAGGAGACACCGAGCGACGGCCGTGTGGTCGTGCTCGGCCGCGATCTCCGCACCCTGTCCAACCGCAAGGTGCCGTACTTCCGCCGCCACATCGGCGCGGTCTTCCAGGACTTCCGCCTGCTGCCGACCAAGACGGTCTTCCAGAACGTCGCGTTCACGCTGCAGGTGATCGGGTCGTCGCGCGGATTCATCCAGCAGACGGTCCCCGAGGTGCTCGCCCTCGTCGGGCTCGAGGGCAAGGAGAAGCGGTTCCCGCACGAACTCTCCGGCGGTGAGCAGCAGCGCGTCGCCATCGCGCGCGCATTGGTCAACCGCCCCCAGGTTCTCCTCGCGGACGAGCCGACCGGAAACCTCGACCCCGCGACATCCGTCGACATCATGCAGCTGCTGGCGCGCATCAACGCCGGGGGCACCACGGTCGTCATGGCAACCCATGAAGCCGGCTTCGTCGACCAGATGCAGCGTCGCGTGATCGAGCTCGCCTACGGCGAGATGGTGCGCGACGAGAGGCACGGCGGGTACGGCGACACGTCCGGCCTCCCGAGCCTCGCACCCGAGCAGGAGCGCGGCGCCGCCGCCGTCGCCGCGCTCACCGCGGTGCTCGAGGTGCAGCGCGAAGCGGCCGCAGCAGCCGAAGCCGGTCTCGATCCGACCCTCGCCGACCTCGATGAGGAAGAGGCGGCGGATGCTGCGCCCCCACCGGCACCGACGCCGCACCGTGAGCCCGAAACGGCGGCGAAGCCCTCGACCCTCGAGGAGCGCGCCGTGGAGCCCGAGCCCGCGCCCGAACCGGCCGAGTCCGTGGAGGAAGCGGAGCCGAAGCTTCCCGTCACAAAGGCGCCTGCGGCACCGCAGACGCAGCCGATCCCGGTCGCCGACATCCCCGAGATCGATGTGGCGGAGCTCGGTCTCGCCGACCGTCTCGGGCTCGGCGAGAGCGACCCCGATGACGAAGTGGGGCCCACGTCGTGAGGGTCGGACTCATCCTCTCCGAGGCGTTCACCGGCCTGCGCCGCAACGCCTCGATGGTCATCTCGGTCGTCCTCGTCACGTTCGTGTCGCTCACGTTCGTGGGCGCGGCGATCCTCATGCAGATGCAGATCGCCACGATGAAGGACTTCTGGGTCGACCGCGCCCAGGTCGCGATCTACATGTGCACCGCGATCTCGCAGGCGCCGACCTGCACGGGCGGCGTCGCGACCGAGGAGCAGCTCGCCGCCGTGCAGGAGAAGCTCGACGGGCCGGCGCTGGCTCCCTTGATCCGTGACGTGCGGTTCGAGGACAGCGAAGAGGCGTACCAGAACGTCCTCGACCTGCTCGGCGAGGACTACGCGAGCGTCATCACGCCCGACCAGCTCAACGAGACGTACTGGATCAACCTCGTCGACCAGCGGCAGTCCGACGTGATCCTCGAGGCGTTCCGCGGCACCGAGGGTGTAGAGGAGGTGCAGGACCAGCTGCAGTACCTCGAGCCGCTCTTCTCGGCGCTCACCGTCGCGACCTACATCGCGGTCGGCATCGCCGCACTCATGCTGATCGCTGCCGTGCTGCTGATCGCCACGACGATCCGGCTGTCGGCCTATGCCCGAAGACGCGAGCTCGGCATCATGCGGCTGGTCGGGGCATCCAATCGGTTCATCCAGACGCCGTTCGTGCTGGAGGGCGTGTTCGCCGCGCTCATCGGGTCGATCCTCGCCAGTGCCGCCGTCATCGCAGGTGTGCACTTCGGCGTCGATCAGTACCTCCGCGGCAGGGTCGAGTTCGTGACGACGTGGGTCGGGCTGGCCGATGCCTGGCTGGTGGTGCCGGTGCTGATCGTCATCGGAGTCGTGCTGGCGGCGCTGTCGGCAAGCTTCGCGATCCGGCGGTGGCTCCGCAC contains the following coding sequences:
- a CDS encoding MFS transporter; protein product: MPVSDRPEHEPVPARDVLWRFAPMIYGPTVLFALGEGAVIPLIPVIAAQLGADVATAALVASALVVGQLCGNIPAGWAVARIGERLTMAIAGLLSLGAVVGLALAPSLGVFALAIFLIGFCAAAFGLARHSFMTTRVPLAFRARALSLLGGTFRLGMFIGPFVAAGLLVLFGDEHAAIWFFAGCLVATVLLVLLGPDPEKQLTPSKDDSRLAEDTGEPVTGSIPTSERAGVFRTMWQYRRVLSRLGLAAASLSAVRSARQVVLPLWGVSIGLDAQTIALVVGISGAIDFALFYASGQVMDRFGRLWAALPAMLLMGLGFIALSFTHDLDQSAMWFAMFAAVLGVGNGLSSGILLTLGADVAPRSDPAPFLGSWRTLTDAGGAVSPLVVSAIAAVTSLAVATGAVGLIGLIGALAFVRWVPRFVPRVRP
- a CDS encoding cupin domain-containing protein; its protein translation is MTASPIPASELLVGASRTMRFEGRQHDSGVSFFYVDNDPGMGPGLHRHPYTETWLVIEGEATIRMGDDTVVAHAGDTAVVAADTWHGFTNTGQGRLRIMCIHASPVMIQENLDQA
- a CDS encoding HNH endonuclease signature motif containing protein; translation: MAAEQERDPDAVPDPGAEWLADVLHAPDDVSLVTEVADMMSVFAAQRLVRIHAMRRNALDEARMYGGAVAAVVERSVRLELAAALRVTENAAAGLVAMAESLVHRYPAALESLGRARMTERHAEILVDALDPIEPEVRARVTDRAIALAEELAIGAFRRALRALIDVERSATLAERHERALGQRRVVVEPADDGMAWIHALLPAVEARAIHGRLTAIAKALGDGDDDRTLDQRRADVFGDLLVDGETTALAPEARGIRATVAVTVPVMSLLDHAGGPGRSAGGVDASTACGPAVVEGVGPIPAARARELCGGADGWMRILTHPETGVVLSVGRDQYRPPPPLRRLVRWRADRCMAPGCGIPAARCEIDHTFAWEHGGETSLDNLAPLCKGHHTIKHHGGWRVSQIAGSGGALEWTSPSGRRYRVEPERRVPVFRSSDDLVSAPF
- the prfB gene encoding peptide chain release factor 2 produces the protein MLDFDPSADIQALRSTFSDIKSVVDVEGLTAEIARLSEEAGAPDLWDDVEKAQKVTSALSHRQSELKRVTDVESRLDDLEVLVELANEMDDEDSAEEARREIAELEDIVGQLEVQTLLDGEYDDRSAVVTIRSGAGGDDATDFAEMLLRMYLRWAERHKYPVKVMDTSYAEGAGIKSATFEVDAPYAYGTLSVEAGTHRLARISPFGSADKRQTSFAAVEVIPVMEEAVEVDIPEGDIRVDVFRSSGPGGQSVNTTDSAVRLTHLPTGLVVSMQNEKSQIQNRAAAMRVLQTRLLLLQKEKEAAKKKELAGVITASWGDQMRSYFLYGQQLVKDLRTGHEVGNPAIVFDGDLDGFISAGIRWRKRKDVDD
- the ftsE gene encoding cell division ATP-binding protein FtsE, which gives rise to MIRFENVTKRYKGTSKPALNNVDFEVLRGEFVFLVGASGSGKSSCLRMILREETPSDGRVVVLGRDLRTLSNRKVPYFRRHIGAVFQDFRLLPTKTVFQNVAFTLQVIGSSRGFIQQTVPEVLALVGLEGKEKRFPHELSGGEQQRVAIARALVNRPQVLLADEPTGNLDPATSVDIMQLLARINAGGTTVVMATHEAGFVDQMQRRVIELAYGEMVRDERHGGYGDTSGLPSLAPEQERGAAAVAALTAVLEVQREAAAAAEAGLDPTLADLDEEEAADAAPPPAPTPHREPETAAKPSTLEERAVEPEPAPEPAESVEEAEPKLPVTKAPAAPQTQPIPVADIPEIDVAELGLADRLGLGESDPDDEVGPTS
- a CDS encoding transcriptional regulator TrmB; this encodes MGKVTVLDALGLDEAHTAVYRCVLQQPSASTAEVAAALSMSLPRVRPMVAELESLGLLARQASSSDRFVASPPSMALRPLLLERERGLTRAHEALAELSDLYRRSAEQRSVADVVDVVIGDDAVRQRVAQLQAASTEQVRVLVLHQIALVSGEENIEEDRALARGVRYRVIVESAVLERPGFLTAAREMAQIGEEIRVLPTLPTRMFIADDQMALVPMHSHDADQGFGALLIHPSGLLDLVTSIFEEYWRSATEFLPFAATPTTEDVDRDLLRLLLLGVTDAAAAAQLGISLRTVQRRVSELMEIAGVTTRMQLGAEAVRRSWV
- the ftsX gene encoding permease-like cell division protein FtsX; the protein is MRVGLILSEAFTGLRRNASMVISVVLVTFVSLTFVGAAILMQMQIATMKDFWVDRAQVAIYMCTAISQAPTCTGGVATEEQLAAVQEKLDGPALAPLIRDVRFEDSEEAYQNVLDLLGEDYASVITPDQLNETYWINLVDQRQSDVILEAFRGTEGVEEVQDQLQYLEPLFSALTVATYIAVGIAALMLIAAVLLIATTIRLSAYARRRELGIMRLVGASNRFIQTPFVLEGVFAALIGSILASAAVIAGVHFGVDQYLRGRVEFVTTWVGLADAWLVVPVLIVIGVVLAALSASFAIRRWLRT